GATACACGTGTTAAATTATTATTATCTTAAGAAGAATTGATGACGATTGAGGAGGTTGTATTGTGGAAACATTATCGGACGAATTATTACTAGAATCATATTATACGGCAATAGCCTTAAATCTAAGTCCTGATTTTCTTTCTTTGTTTGAGGAAGAAATCCATAAAAGATCTCTGACTCATAAAATCAAAGAATCTGTATAATTTTGTCTTTTAATAAAAAAACTTCAATGGAAACATTGAAGTTTTTTTTATGCTTTTCCCCCTGTTTCTTCCTATTTAAAATATAATTTGCCGAC
The nucleotide sequence above comes from Oceanobacillus timonensis. Encoded proteins:
- a CDS encoding sporulation histidine kinase inhibitor Sda, producing the protein METLSDELLLESYYTAIALNLSPDFLSLFEEEIHKRSLTHKIKESV